A window of the Zeugodacus cucurbitae isolate PBARC_wt_2022May chromosome 4, idZeuCucr1.2, whole genome shotgun sequence genome harbors these coding sequences:
- the LOC105221106 gene encoding vitamin K-dependent gamma-carboxylase: MTATKRPSTTKYSEDQPANNVDDEEEYSEDEPDEPILEDTHHFFFHLFTGYKIDHFNSYTNFTNWMHRPVDAAALGVFRMLYGMAMCIDIAEERGGSQMDTRYGEPRLCHFPLFSGITAFSLPVMGCVYLVMWLGAIGIMLGYRFRLSCLAYIVPYWYIYLLDKPAWNNHSYLFGLVGTMLLFSDANRYCSLDKYLQPNMSDTVPYWNYFLIKFQFFVLYFYAGLKKLTAEWLSGYAMANLSEHWVFTPFRILLSGKMIDLLVVHWFTAFFDFTIAILMTWEITRLLVTPIMIAFHLMNSRLFVIGMFPWVCLAEVPLFFGFSWPPKLDSILKSLKYFVNLITDDIAKVVQQRNAEENYENQINASADVTTASTESTNSNSNHQDTKIGTIGAKVRTALILFYCALQLFLPYSHFITKGYNNWTGLYGYSWNMMVHSYDTSITVVKLVDNASGEVHYLDPYAFTQYDRWTKHADMAYQYAKCIESNLLEDYARDPKASPLTSTNFSLYMEVWCSMNGRAHQRVYDTSVDLLKAEWSPFKQTSWTLPLLSELDYLRPKLKAMESDVLAWSNYTDVIFIADFPGMTLDNQLSEDLTNVTLTILAGNVRYKSDDEDQDYFLTAGKSFVLSSGETHHITTIGQNPSAYFFTYTNKTMIAEASRGGQNANQKSPPLLLPVWSEFENRVKNYKVFLQHMANCLLYLLYDVPIPMEVRERN, translated from the exons ATGACCGCCACAAAAAGGCCATCAACAACAAAGTATTCAGAGGATCAACCCGCCAACAATGTGGATGATGAAGAAGAATATTCCGAAGATGAGCCGGATGAACCGATTCTCGAAGATACACACCacttcttttttcatttatttactggTTACAAGATAGACCACTTCAATTCGTATACAAACTTCACAAACTGGATGCATCGGCCCGTCGATGCCGCGGCGCTCGGAGTTTTCCGCATGCTCTACG GCATGGCGATGTGCATCGATATCGCAGAGGAGCGGGGTGGCAGCCAGATGGATACGCGCTACGGCGAGCCGCGACTTTGTCACTTTCCCCTCTTCAGTGGTATCACCGCCTTCTCGCTACCGGTGATGGGTTGCGTTTATCTGGTCATGTGGTTGGGGGCGATCGGCATAATGCTGGGCTATCGTTTTCGATTAAGCTGTCTGGCATATATCGTACCCTattggtatatatatttactcgaTAAGCCGGCGTGGAATAATCATAGTTATTTGTTCGGTTTGGTTGGTACCATGCTGCTGTTTTCTGATGCAAATCGATACTG CTCTTTGGACAAGTATCTACAGCCGAATATGTCGGATACGGTGCCCTATTGGAATTATTTTCTCATCAAATTCCAATTCTTCGTGCTCTACTTTTATGCGGGTCTGAAGAAGCTCACCGCCGAATGGCTTTCAGGTTATGCGATGGCCAACCTTAGTGAACATTGGGTCTTCACACCGTTTCGCATTTTGTTGTCGGGTAAAATGATAGATCTACTGGTAGTGCATTGGTTTACGGCGTTCTTCGACTTCACCATTGCGATATTAATGACATGGGAGATAACCAGACTATTGGTCACGCCCATTATGATCGCTTTTCACTTAATGAATTCGCGTTTATTTGTAATAG GCATGTTCCCCTGGGTTTGTCTAGCCGAGGTGCCACTGTTCTTTGGTTTTAGCTGGCCGCCTAAGTTAGATTCAATCCTCAAGAGTTTAAAGTATTTTGTCAACTTAATAACCGATGACATAGCTAAAGTTGTGCAGCAACGAAATGCAGAAGAAAATTACGAGAATCAAATTAATGCTTCCGCGGACGTTACGACCGCAAGTACAGAATCTACGAACAGTAATAGCAACCACCAAGATACCAAAATAGGAACAATCGGCGCTAAAGTGCGTACAGCGTTGATATTGTTTTACTGTGCTTTGCAACTCTTCTTGCCCTACTCACATTTCATCACGAAAGGTTATAACAATTGGACCGGTCTCTACGGCTATTCGTGGAATATGATGGTACACTCGTATGATACATCGATAACCGTGGTAAAACTTGTCGACAATGCCAGCGGCGAAGTACACTACTTGGATCCATATGCCTTCACACAGTACGATCGTTGGACAAAACATGCCGATATGGCCTATCAGTATGCCAAGTGTATTGAGTCGAATTTACTCGAAGATTATGCGCGCGATCCAAAAGCCAGTCCACTGACTTCAACAAATTTTTCGTTATATATGGAAGTTTGGTGTTCGATGAATGGCCGCGCTCACCAGCGCGTCTACGATACAAGTGTCGATCTCTTGAAGGCCGAATGGTCACCATTCAAGCAAACCAGCTGGACGTTGCCGCTGTTGAGTGAACTTGATTATTTGCGCCCGAAATTGAAGGCGATGGAAAGTGATGTGCTGGCTTGGAGTAATTACACGGATGTGATTTTTATTGCTGACTTTCCGGGCATGACGCTGGACAACCAGCTGTCGGAAGATCTGACAAATGTGACGCTAACTATTCTAGCCGGTAATGTGCGCTATAAGTCTGACGATGAGGATCAAGATTACTTTCTGACGGCGGGTAAAAGTTTTGTGCTTTCAAGTGGTGAAACGCATCACATAACAACGATCGGACAGAATCCATCGGCGTATTTCTTCACATATACG AACAAAACAATGATCGCTGAGGCATCGCGTGGCGGCCAAAATGCCAACCAAAAGTCCCCGCCCTTGCTGCTGCCAGTGTGGAGTGAATTCGAAAACCgcgtaaaaaattacaaagtatTTCTGCAACACATGGccaattgtttgttgtatttgttgtatgacGTGCCAATACCGATGGAAGTGCGCGAACGTAACTAG
- the LOC105221102 gene encoding iron-sulfur clusters transporter ABCB7, mitochondrial isoform X3, giving the protein MFAQYRRGTDGGSALGKLDAPEVTSQDMLRAMMAYIWPKEDALVRKRVVISLSLLVGSKMLTVCVPFLFKGAVDTLNTMNTLNMDTAPDTVLSVATAMLLGYGVARASAAAFNELRNAVFARVAHHSIRKIATNVFLHLHKLDLAFHLNKQTGALSKTIDRGSRGINFVLSAMLFNIVPTIFELTLVSSILGMKCGLAFAGVSMGCVGVYAAFTLAVTQWRTKFRIYMNQAENEAGNKAVDSLINYETVKYFNNEQFEAGRYNEVLKKYEAASLKTSTSLAMLNFGQNAIFSSALSIIMVLAANEISKGNMTVGDLVMVNGLLFQLSIPLGFLGSVYREVRQALLDMQSMFTLMNVDARISSAPNAPQLAVGTDNASIEFRNVSFEYESGKPIFKDMSFTIPAGKTIAFVGGSGSGKSSMVRLLFRFFEPNAGKIFINGQDISEVDLDSLRHAIAVVPQDSVLFHDTIQHNIHYGNLNKSQDDVENAARMADLHDSIISWPKQYDTQVGERGLKLSGGEKQRVAIARAILKNSPILIFDEATSSLDSITEQNILQALSRATANRTSICIAHRLSTVMDADEIFVLENGRVGERGTHAELLKKNGLYARLWETQTQQF; this is encoded by the exons ATGTTTGCACAATATAGAC GCGGCACTGATGGGGGCAGTGCGCTGGGGAAACTCGACGCGCCGGAAGTGACGTCACAAGATATGCTGCGTGCCATGATGGCCTATATCTGGCCCAAAGAGGATGCGCTGGTGCGGAAACG TGTGGTTATATCGCTAAGTCTACTGGTCGGTTCCAAAATGTTGACTGTTTGCGTGCCGTTCCTGTTTAAGGGTGCCGTCGATACGCTGAACACGATGAATACGCTGAATATGGACACAGCGCCGGACACGGTGTTATCTGTAGCCACCGCCATGTTGCTTGGAT ATGGTGTTGCACGCGCCAGCGCTGCCGCTTTCAACGAGCTGCGTAATGCTGTCTTCGCCCGGGTGGCGCACCATTCCATACGAAAGATTGCCACGAACGTATTCTTGCATTTGCATAAATTGGACTTGGCATTCCATTTGAATAAGCAGACGGGCGCCTTGTCTAAG ACCATCGATCGCGGTTCGCGTGGCATCAACTTTGTGCTCAGCGCCATGCTTTTCAATATTGTGCCAACCATATTCGAACTGACGCTGGTATCCTCCATATTGGGCATGAAG TGCGGCTTAGCATTCGCCGGCGTTTCGATGGGCTGCGTTGGTGTTTATGCCGCTTTCACGTTAGCCGTAACACAGTGGCGCACCAAGTTCCGCATCTATATGAATCAGGCCGAAAATGAGGCTGGCAATAAAGCTGTCGACTCGCTCATCAACTACGAAACGGTGAAGTATTTTAATAATGAACAATTCGAAGCCGGCCGCTACAATGAGGTGCTGAAGAAATATGAGGCGGCCAGTTTGAAGACGAGCACCAGTTTGGCCATGTTGAATTTCGGTCAAAATGCCATTTTCAGTTCGGCGCTGAGCATAATCATGGTGTTGGCCGCTAATGAGATATCGAAAGGCAATATGACCGTTGGTGATTTGGTGATGGTCAACGGTTTGCTATTCCAACTCTCCATACCTCTGGGTTTCCTCGGCAGCGTATATCGCGAGGTGCGTCAAGCGCTACTTGACATGCAGTCCATGTTTACGTTGATGAATGTCGATGCACGCATCTCTTCGGCGCCGAATGCCCCACAACTGGCTGTCGGCACCGACAATGCATCCATCGAGTTCAGAAATGTCAGTTTTGAATATGAATCGGGTAAACCTATCTTCAAGGATATGTCATTCACCATACCAGCTGGCAAGACAATTGCTTTCGTTGGCGGTTCGGGTTCGGGAAAATCATCGATGGTGCGATTGCTGTTTCGTTTCTTTGAGCCGAATGCGggcaaaattttcattaatggACAGGATATCAGTGAAGTGGATTTGGACAGTTTGAGACACGCGATCGCTGTAGTGCCGCAG gATTCGGTGCTCTTCCACGACACCATACAACACAACATCCACTACGGCAACTTGAATAAATCGCAAGACGACGTGGAGAATGCTGCACGTATGGCTGATCTGCATGACTCCATCATAAGTTGGCCGAAACAATACGACACACAAGTCGGCGAACGTGGCCTAAAGCTGTCGGGCGGTGAGAAGCAACGCGTGGCCATCGCACGCGCCATACTCAAGAACTCACCGATTCTTATATTCGATGAGGCAACGAGTAGTCTGGACTCCATTACGGAACAG AACATTTTACAAGCGCTTTCACGCGCCACTGCCAATCGCACCAGCATTTGCATAGCACATCGACTCTCCACCGTCATGGATGCCGATGAGATTTTCGTGCTGGAGAATGGGCGTGTGGGTGAACGCGGCACACATGCGGAGCTCTTGAAGAAGAACGGGCTTTACGCGCGGCTCTGGGAGACGCAAACACAACAATTTTGA
- the LOC105221102 gene encoding iron-sulfur clusters transporter ABCB7, mitochondrial isoform X2, protein MAGLVHLARFCSKQQQITSTNRRFSCIARNTSSILKAHGQRRLPAHLYCSSRSVVDSDDAAKTPKKKITPFTPTPGNKLLGGVLVKKVPKGGTDGGSALGKLDAPEVTSQDMLRAMMAYIWPKEDALVRKRVVISLSLLVGSKMLTVCVPFLFKGAVDTLNTMNTLNMDTAPDTVLSVATAMLLGYGVARASAAAFNELRNAVFARVAHHSIRKIATNVFLHLHKLDLAFHLNKQTGALSKTIDRGSRGINFVLSAMLFNIVPTIFELTLVSSILGMKCGLAFAGVSMGCVGVYAAFTLAVTQWRTKFRIYMNQAENEAGNKAVDSLINYETVKYFNNEQFEAGRYNEVLKKYEAASLKTSTSLAMLNFGQNAIFSSALSIIMVLAANEISKGNMTVGDLVMVNGLLFQLSIPLGFLGSVYREVRQALLDMQSMFTLMNVDARISSAPNAPQLAVGTDNASIEFRNVSFEYESGKPIFKDMSFTIPAGKTIAFVGGSGSGKSSMVRLLFRFFEPNAGKIFINGQDISEVDLDSLRHAIAVVPQDSVLFHDTIQHNIHYGNLNKSQDDVENAARMADLHDSIISWPKQYDTQVGERGLKLSGGEKQRVAIARAILKNSPILIFDEATSSLDSITEQNILQALSRATANRTSICIAHRLSTVMDADEIFVLENGRVGERGTHAELLKKNGLYARLWETQTQQF, encoded by the exons ATGGCTGGACTAGTGCACTTAGCGCGATTTTGCAGCAAGCAGCAACAAATAACATCAACAAATAGACGATTCTCCTGCATAGCAAGAAACACTTCTAGCATACTTAAAGCGCATGGACAACGTCGTTTACCAGCTCATTTG TACTGTTCAAGTCGTTCTGTAGTCGACAGTGATGATGCTGCAAAAACGCCAAAGAAGAAAATCACACCGTTTACACCGACGCCAGGAAATAAATTGCTGGGTGGTGTGCTGGTGAAGAAAGTGCCCAAAG GCGGCACTGATGGGGGCAGTGCGCTGGGGAAACTCGACGCGCCGGAAGTGACGTCACAAGATATGCTGCGTGCCATGATGGCCTATATCTGGCCCAAAGAGGATGCGCTGGTGCGGAAACG TGTGGTTATATCGCTAAGTCTACTGGTCGGTTCCAAAATGTTGACTGTTTGCGTGCCGTTCCTGTTTAAGGGTGCCGTCGATACGCTGAACACGATGAATACGCTGAATATGGACACAGCGCCGGACACGGTGTTATCTGTAGCCACCGCCATGTTGCTTGGAT ATGGTGTTGCACGCGCCAGCGCTGCCGCTTTCAACGAGCTGCGTAATGCTGTCTTCGCCCGGGTGGCGCACCATTCCATACGAAAGATTGCCACGAACGTATTCTTGCATTTGCATAAATTGGACTTGGCATTCCATTTGAATAAGCAGACGGGCGCCTTGTCTAAG ACCATCGATCGCGGTTCGCGTGGCATCAACTTTGTGCTCAGCGCCATGCTTTTCAATATTGTGCCAACCATATTCGAACTGACGCTGGTATCCTCCATATTGGGCATGAAG TGCGGCTTAGCATTCGCCGGCGTTTCGATGGGCTGCGTTGGTGTTTATGCCGCTTTCACGTTAGCCGTAACACAGTGGCGCACCAAGTTCCGCATCTATATGAATCAGGCCGAAAATGAGGCTGGCAATAAAGCTGTCGACTCGCTCATCAACTACGAAACGGTGAAGTATTTTAATAATGAACAATTCGAAGCCGGCCGCTACAATGAGGTGCTGAAGAAATATGAGGCGGCCAGTTTGAAGACGAGCACCAGTTTGGCCATGTTGAATTTCGGTCAAAATGCCATTTTCAGTTCGGCGCTGAGCATAATCATGGTGTTGGCCGCTAATGAGATATCGAAAGGCAATATGACCGTTGGTGATTTGGTGATGGTCAACGGTTTGCTATTCCAACTCTCCATACCTCTGGGTTTCCTCGGCAGCGTATATCGCGAGGTGCGTCAAGCGCTACTTGACATGCAGTCCATGTTTACGTTGATGAATGTCGATGCACGCATCTCTTCGGCGCCGAATGCCCCACAACTGGCTGTCGGCACCGACAATGCATCCATCGAGTTCAGAAATGTCAGTTTTGAATATGAATCGGGTAAACCTATCTTCAAGGATATGTCATTCACCATACCAGCTGGCAAGACAATTGCTTTCGTTGGCGGTTCGGGTTCGGGAAAATCATCGATGGTGCGATTGCTGTTTCGTTTCTTTGAGCCGAATGCGggcaaaattttcattaatggACAGGATATCAGTGAAGTGGATTTGGACAGTTTGAGACACGCGATCGCTGTAGTGCCGCAG gATTCGGTGCTCTTCCACGACACCATACAACACAACATCCACTACGGCAACTTGAATAAATCGCAAGACGACGTGGAGAATGCTGCACGTATGGCTGATCTGCATGACTCCATCATAAGTTGGCCGAAACAATACGACACACAAGTCGGCGAACGTGGCCTAAAGCTGTCGGGCGGTGAGAAGCAACGCGTGGCCATCGCACGCGCCATACTCAAGAACTCACCGATTCTTATATTCGATGAGGCAACGAGTAGTCTGGACTCCATTACGGAACAG AACATTTTACAAGCGCTTTCACGCGCCACTGCCAATCGCACCAGCATTTGCATAGCACATCGACTCTCCACCGTCATGGATGCCGATGAGATTTTCGTGCTGGAGAATGGGCGTGTGGGTGAACGCGGCACACATGCGGAGCTCTTGAAGAAGAACGGGCTTTACGCGCGGCTCTGGGAGACGCAAACACAACAATTTTGA
- the LOC105221102 gene encoding iron-sulfur clusters transporter ABCB7, mitochondrial isoform X1 translates to MAGLVHLARFCSKQQQITSTNRRFSCIARNTSSILKAHGQRRLPAHLYCSSRSVVDSDDAAKTPKKKITPFTPTPGNKLLGGVLVKKVPKGPTTTAQRLPIRNCHVHLGGTDGGSALGKLDAPEVTSQDMLRAMMAYIWPKEDALVRKRVVISLSLLVGSKMLTVCVPFLFKGAVDTLNTMNTLNMDTAPDTVLSVATAMLLGYGVARASAAAFNELRNAVFARVAHHSIRKIATNVFLHLHKLDLAFHLNKQTGALSKTIDRGSRGINFVLSAMLFNIVPTIFELTLVSSILGMKCGLAFAGVSMGCVGVYAAFTLAVTQWRTKFRIYMNQAENEAGNKAVDSLINYETVKYFNNEQFEAGRYNEVLKKYEAASLKTSTSLAMLNFGQNAIFSSALSIIMVLAANEISKGNMTVGDLVMVNGLLFQLSIPLGFLGSVYREVRQALLDMQSMFTLMNVDARISSAPNAPQLAVGTDNASIEFRNVSFEYESGKPIFKDMSFTIPAGKTIAFVGGSGSGKSSMVRLLFRFFEPNAGKIFINGQDISEVDLDSLRHAIAVVPQDSVLFHDTIQHNIHYGNLNKSQDDVENAARMADLHDSIISWPKQYDTQVGERGLKLSGGEKQRVAIARAILKNSPILIFDEATSSLDSITEQNILQALSRATANRTSICIAHRLSTVMDADEIFVLENGRVGERGTHAELLKKNGLYARLWETQTQQF, encoded by the exons ATGGCTGGACTAGTGCACTTAGCGCGATTTTGCAGCAAGCAGCAACAAATAACATCAACAAATAGACGATTCTCCTGCATAGCAAGAAACACTTCTAGCATACTTAAAGCGCATGGACAACGTCGTTTACCAGCTCATTTG TACTGTTCAAGTCGTTCTGTAGTCGACAGTGATGATGCTGCAAAAACGCCAAAGAAGAAAATCACACCGTTTACACCGACGCCAGGAAATAAATTGCTGGGTGGTGTGCTGGTGAAGAAAGTGCCCAAAG GTccgacaacaacagcacagcGGCTACCAATACGAAATTGTCATGTTCATTTAGGCGGCACTGATGGGGGCAGTGCGCTGGGGAAACTCGACGCGCCGGAAGTGACGTCACAAGATATGCTGCGTGCCATGATGGCCTATATCTGGCCCAAAGAGGATGCGCTGGTGCGGAAACG TGTGGTTATATCGCTAAGTCTACTGGTCGGTTCCAAAATGTTGACTGTTTGCGTGCCGTTCCTGTTTAAGGGTGCCGTCGATACGCTGAACACGATGAATACGCTGAATATGGACACAGCGCCGGACACGGTGTTATCTGTAGCCACCGCCATGTTGCTTGGAT ATGGTGTTGCACGCGCCAGCGCTGCCGCTTTCAACGAGCTGCGTAATGCTGTCTTCGCCCGGGTGGCGCACCATTCCATACGAAAGATTGCCACGAACGTATTCTTGCATTTGCATAAATTGGACTTGGCATTCCATTTGAATAAGCAGACGGGCGCCTTGTCTAAG ACCATCGATCGCGGTTCGCGTGGCATCAACTTTGTGCTCAGCGCCATGCTTTTCAATATTGTGCCAACCATATTCGAACTGACGCTGGTATCCTCCATATTGGGCATGAAG TGCGGCTTAGCATTCGCCGGCGTTTCGATGGGCTGCGTTGGTGTTTATGCCGCTTTCACGTTAGCCGTAACACAGTGGCGCACCAAGTTCCGCATCTATATGAATCAGGCCGAAAATGAGGCTGGCAATAAAGCTGTCGACTCGCTCATCAACTACGAAACGGTGAAGTATTTTAATAATGAACAATTCGAAGCCGGCCGCTACAATGAGGTGCTGAAGAAATATGAGGCGGCCAGTTTGAAGACGAGCACCAGTTTGGCCATGTTGAATTTCGGTCAAAATGCCATTTTCAGTTCGGCGCTGAGCATAATCATGGTGTTGGCCGCTAATGAGATATCGAAAGGCAATATGACCGTTGGTGATTTGGTGATGGTCAACGGTTTGCTATTCCAACTCTCCATACCTCTGGGTTTCCTCGGCAGCGTATATCGCGAGGTGCGTCAAGCGCTACTTGACATGCAGTCCATGTTTACGTTGATGAATGTCGATGCACGCATCTCTTCGGCGCCGAATGCCCCACAACTGGCTGTCGGCACCGACAATGCATCCATCGAGTTCAGAAATGTCAGTTTTGAATATGAATCGGGTAAACCTATCTTCAAGGATATGTCATTCACCATACCAGCTGGCAAGACAATTGCTTTCGTTGGCGGTTCGGGTTCGGGAAAATCATCGATGGTGCGATTGCTGTTTCGTTTCTTTGAGCCGAATGCGggcaaaattttcattaatggACAGGATATCAGTGAAGTGGATTTGGACAGTTTGAGACACGCGATCGCTGTAGTGCCGCAG gATTCGGTGCTCTTCCACGACACCATACAACACAACATCCACTACGGCAACTTGAATAAATCGCAAGACGACGTGGAGAATGCTGCACGTATGGCTGATCTGCATGACTCCATCATAAGTTGGCCGAAACAATACGACACACAAGTCGGCGAACGTGGCCTAAAGCTGTCGGGCGGTGAGAAGCAACGCGTGGCCATCGCACGCGCCATACTCAAGAACTCACCGATTCTTATATTCGATGAGGCAACGAGTAGTCTGGACTCCATTACGGAACAG AACATTTTACAAGCGCTTTCACGCGCCACTGCCAATCGCACCAGCATTTGCATAGCACATCGACTCTCCACCGTCATGGATGCCGATGAGATTTTCGTGCTGGAGAATGGGCGTGTGGGTGAACGCGGCACACATGCGGAGCTCTTGAAGAAGAACGGGCTTTACGCGCGGCTCTGGGAGACGCAAACACAACAATTTTGA
- the LOC114805349 gene encoding SET domain-containing protein 4: protein MGRTGRARQRNKRIRATRNTSEDYLNPLIYQLSCQGWHNSTRLTAREFPITGRGVCSKVQKYAAGDTLISLPLKCLVTIKTLEEATHFKSLFDITKFHKDRKISFQALLALYILHERHLEEASHISAYINSIPKHFSTPYFCPIAELQRLPEEILEKTVEQNRLIRENYACLKSVFHRNDCSYCGQQCFEEIYTLDAFKWAYFAVNTRSVYVFSRQFKPDKCYFQPLLSDEPNMALAPFLDLFNHSADVTTSADLLPTGPNKQLEYVLTLERSTTETLLPRSQLFISYGALSNYKLLTEYGFFIPQNQHDYFSFSLTDIEDFLKQDKTYSNLILHRNKFVFIRHHNLHDEMFVHHDDGASHNLCVILHLLVHVQSIYPNVLNQEAFGAADRLANVECEVRSLVEYKINTYRRFIVDLEKLHSLSESGKVAKSYMEKCIRYLEAYLDLAM from the coding sequence ATGGGTCGCACAGGCCGAGCGAGGCAACGCAATAAACGCATACGTGCAACACGCAACACCTCAGAAGATTACCTAAATCCTTTAATATATCAGTTGAGTTGTCAGGGTTGGCACAACTCAACCCGACTAACGGCACGTGAATTTCCGATTACTGGTCGCGGTGTTTGTTCTAAAGTGCAAAAGTACGCTGCGGGCGATACACTTATAAGCCTACCTTTGAAATGTTTGGTAACAATAAAAACTCTCGAAGAAGCTACACATTTCAAATCACTATTTGACATTACCAAATTCCACAAAGATCGCAAAATATCTTTTCAAGCCTTATTAGCGTTATATATACTACACGAGCGGCACTTGGAAGAAGCTTCGCATATTAGCGCTTACATAAACTCAATCCCCAAACATTTTAGCACACCTTATTTCTGTCCCATTGCCGAGCTGCAACGTTTACCTGAGGAAATTTTGGAGAAAACCGTGGAACAAAACCGCCTTATACGTGAGAATTACGCCTGCCTAAAGAGTGTTTTTCACAGAAACGACTGTAGTTATTGTGGTCAGCAGTGCTTTGAAGAAATCTACACGCTGGATGCATTCAAATGGGCTTATTTTGCCGTCAACACACGCAGTGTTTATGTATTCAGTCGTCAATTCAAACCGGACAAATGCTACTTTCAACCGCTACTCAGTGACGAACCAAATATGGCTTTAGCTCCATTTCTTGACCTATTCAATCATTCAGCGGATGTTACTACAAGCGCCGACTTGCTACCAACTGGCCCAAACAAACAATTGGAGTACGTGCTGACGTTAGAGCGCAGCACTACTGAAACGCTTCTTCCACGTTCACAACTGTTTATAAGTTATGGCGCCTTATCGAATTATAAGTTACTAACCGAATATGGCTTCTTCATACCACAAAATCAACATGATTACTTTAGTTTTTCACTAACGGACATCGAGGATTTTCtgaagcaagacaaaacatatAGCAATTTAATATTGCATCGCAACAAATTCGTCTTTATACGCCATCACAATTTGCACGATGAAATGTTTGTGCATCATGACGATGGCGCTTCGCACAATTTATGTGTTATACTGCATTTGCTGGTACATGTGCAGAGCATATACCCGAATGTGCTGAATCAGGAAGCTTTTGGCGCAGCTGACAGATTGGCCAATGTCGAGTGTGAAGTGCGTTCGCTAgtggaatataaaataaatacttacagAAGATTCATTGTTGATTTGGAAAAACTCCACTCACTGAGCGAAAGCGGCAAGGTGGCGAAAAGTTATATGGAAAAGTGCATACGTTACCTTGAAGCATATTTAGATTTAGCAATGTGA
- the LOC105221103 gene encoding uncharacterized protein LOC105221103 produces the protein MEPTIKTKKCSVKLNRMTFVGITPQEVQDQILDQRVRRCAVRLQRCSDTTAFNKTAAEITTNKDTKMRRCCIRLPRINLPRSDISSRSGSVTSARILSETELEDPEVANH, from the exons ATGGAACCAACTATTAAAACAAAGAAATGTTCCGTGAAACTCAACCGTATGACTTTTGTTGGTATTACTCCTCAAGAAGTACAG gACCAAATTTTGGATCAACGAGTACGCCGTTGTGCGGTGCGCCTCCAACGCTGTTCTGACACGACGGCTTTTAATAAAACTGCTGCAGAAATTACGACCAATAAAGATACCAAAATGAGACGTTGCTGCATACGTTTGCCAAGAATCAATCTACCTCGCAGTGATATATCGTCGCGCTCTGGTTCCGTTACTAGTGCCAGGATACTTTCTGAAACAG AGCTGGAAGACCCGGAAGTTGCTAACCATTAA